The proteins below are encoded in one region of Ostrinia nubilalis chromosome 3, ilOstNubi1.1, whole genome shotgun sequence:
- the LOC135088166 gene encoding uncharacterized protein K02A2.6-like, which produces MASIGKIGEFKVDGGNWTLYVERLEMYLEVNKVDKTMWRPTLIAVMGDETYELLSNLTSPEKPAQKTYEEIVKLLREHLQPKPSVMAERYRFRQRRQKDEESVAQYVSELKKLSRFCDFSASLEDNLRDQFVCGLRSDIIRQRLFAEDDLKYQGAVKLASALEAAERDAAVVEFGNKAAGMSTAAEVHAMRSFSRGRGGKAGWRAPPPAAPAHGGPSDTWRGAGWRAQPPGPAARGGPSDAACGACGGQDHRHENCRYKEFICSRCRRRGHLRRVCPERGSQGDFKRGMHHVTEFTEDSAGEDAADERLTQAEEELFQLNLNGYKPVSLSLLIDGHNIVMEVDTGSAISCISEITYHKYFKINPIEPCKTILKFYDGSKIKPLGTIKPQVKYNNVCKRLELFVIKGGTTSLLGRYWLSELNISIPPFHKYQVSNNNCIKDSNNNSLSSLLDRYKELFEEGLGRFTGCKATLRVRSGAAPVFCRPRALPYALRARVDAELDQMLAAGVIEPVDHSDWATPLVPVRKADGGLRICADYKITLNPVLLVDRFPLPRIEDLLVGLKGAKMFSKIDLSQAYNQVELDSSNELTVINTHRGLFKYNRLVYGLSSSPGIFQRIMYNLLGDIPNVEIFLDDVIIATGGGDREHLATLSKVLQRLHSHGMRLKRSKCSFMVDEVKYLGYLISKEGIKVDPEKVEAIKKIPRPRDVSELRSFLGLVNFYAKFVKNLSFILAPLYTLLKKNVPWRWNKEQEISFLHIKSILSSAEVLTHYDPEQPLYLTCDASARGIGGVLTQRSASTADGGAGGAGAGRERPVIYVSRALTDAEKNYSQIDREALAIVFCLGKLHQYLYGRRFVLRTDHKPLVSIFGPKNGIPQMAASRLQRWAIKLAAYTYDIEFVSSKDNGADGLSRLPVSLKLPNTSDCLELPEQTYLHFAQNEMLLDYNELKKQTQRDAMLGRVLSYIRDGWPSNSEIKNLQPYFNRRNEIYEELGCIMWGHRVVIPENCRSKVLLQLHESHMGIVKTKATARSYVWWPGIDEAVEALCRACPACAAEADAPPRHAPSPWPWPAAPWSRLHVDFLGPIFNKTYLVIIDAKTKWLEVFQVPSTAATSTIHKLSELFARWGLPKQLVSDNGPPFTSKEFSEFLRGCGIAHFFTAPYHPASNGAAENAVRTIKKVIKKAIRLNLDVHLFLNTFLLHYRNTEHCTTGESPAALMLGRRLRTKLDILRPNVENRVSIVQARQAESRGQPGDNRELHAGEEVWYRNYQGTTRWLPGEVSQKIGGTDYKVLDGLGRENHRHIDQLKRRSRSSLICPNSPLSDKQDENRLSIPSTTMNEAGPEETRPPSQEPAGTTSTTQPPSNEREPSAGGAASAPSPPAPEPPQSRPIRQCRLNPPKYKL; this is translated from the coding sequence ATGGCGTCAATCGGCAAAATCGGCGAATTTAAAGTCGACGGTGGTAATTGGACTTTGTACGTGGAGCGGTTAGAGATGTATTTAGAGGTCAACAAGGTCGACAAAACCATGTGGAGGCCAACGTTAATTGCGGTCATGGGGGACGAAACCTATGAGCTCCTGAGTAATCTAACCAGCCCAGAAAAACCGGCTCAGAAAACATATGAAGAAATAGTGAAATTATTGCGTGAACATTTACAACCGAAACCATCTGTCATGGCGGAAAGATATCGCTTTAGACAAAGGAGGCAAAAAGATGAAGAATCCGTTGCGCAGTACGTATCAGAACTGAAGAAGTTATCAAGATTTTGCGATTTTTCGGCCAGCCTAGAGGACAATTTACGAGATCAGTTCGTATGTGGATTACGCAGTGACATTATTCGACAACGCCTGTTCGCGGAGGACGATTTAAAATACCAAGGAGCGGTAAAATTGGCATCGGCATTAGAAGCGGCGGAGAGAGACGCAGCCGTGGTGGAATTTGGGAATAAGGCGGCAGGGATGTCAACGGCGGCCGAGGTGCACGCGATGAGGTCATTCTCGCGTGGGCGCGGCGGGAAAGCGGGGTGGCGCGCACCGCCACCGGCAGCGCCGGCGCACGGGGGCCCGTCGGACACGTGGCGCGGAGCGGGGTGGCGCGCGCAACCACCGGGGCCGGCGGCACGCGGAGGCCCGTCGGATGCGGCGTGCGGCGCATGCGGCGGACAAGACCATCGCCACGAAAATTGCCGTTACAAGGAATTCATCTGCAGTAGATGTCGGCGTCGCGGGCATTTGCGGCGGGTGTGCCCGGAGCGGGGTAGCCAGGGCGACTTCAAGCGAGGGATGCATCACGTAACGGAATTCACCGAGGACTCTGCCGGTGAGGACGCCGCGGATGAGCGGCTGACGCAAGCAGAAGAGGAATTATTCCAGCTGAACTTGAACGGATATAAACCGGTGAGCCTGTCTTTACTTATTGATGGACACAATATAGTGATGGAAGTCGATACGGGATCAGCCATATCGTGTATAAGTGAAATTACATACCATAAATATTTCAAGATTAATCCTATAGAACCATGTAAAACCATACTCAAGTTCTACGATGGCAGTAAGATTAAACCGTTAGGTACTATCAAACCGCaagttaaatataataatgtttgtaaaagattagaattatttgtaataaaaggAGGGACGACGTCCCTATTAGGGCGATATTGGCTTAGCGAATTAAATATCTCCATTCCACCGTTTCATAAATATCAGGTTTCGAATAACAATTGTATTAAagacagtaataataatagtttgtCATCGTTACTCGATAGGTATAAGGAGTTATTCGAGGAGGGACTGGGTCGGTTCACCGGGTGCAAGGCGACGCTGCGCGTGCGCTCGGGCGCGGCGCCGGTGTTCTGCCGGCCGCGCGCGCTGCCCTAcgcgctgcgggcgcgcgtgGACGCCGAGCTGGACCAGATGCTGGCGGCGGGCGTCATCGAGCCCGTGGACCACTCGGACTGGGCGACGCCTTTAGTACCGGTGAGGAAGGCGGATGGTGGACTCCGAATTTGTGCTGattacaaaataacattaaatccAGTTTTGTTGGTTGATAGGTTCCCCTTACCGCGTATCGAGGACCTCCTGGTTGGTCTCAAAGGGGCGAAAATGTTTTCCAAAATTGACCTCTCCCAAGCCTACAATCAGGTTGAGTTAGATAGCTCGAATGAACTCACTGTAATCAACACACACAGGGGGCTATTCAAATACAATAGGCTAGTCTATGGCTTATCTTCAAGCCCGGGAATTTTTCAGCGCATTATGTATAACCTTCTAGGAGATATTCCGAACgtagaaatatttttagatgACGTAATAATTGCGACAGGGGGAGGGGACAGGGAACATTTGGCTACTCTGAGTAAAGTACTTCAAAGGTTACATAGTCATGGAATGAGGTTAAAAAGAAGTAAATGCTCATTCATGGTAGATGAGGTTAAATACTTGGGATACTTAATTTCAAAAGAGGGAATAAAAGTAGATCCTGAAAAAGTAGAAGCTATTAAAAAAATCCCTCGTCCCCGAGATGTTTCAGAATTACGATCCTTTTTAGGTTTAGTTAATTTTTATGCGAAGTTCGTTAAAAATCTTAGCTTTATTCTAGCACCTCTGTACAcactactaaaaaaaaatgtgccATGGAGATGGAACAAAGAACAAGAAATATCATTTTTACATATTAAGTCAATTTTAAGCAGTGCTGAAGTTTTAACTCATTATGACCCGGAACAGCCTTTATATTTAACATGCGATGCAAGCGCCCGCGGCATAGGCGGCGTGCTGACGCAGCGGTCTGCGAGCACAGCTGATGGCGGGGcggggggcgcgggcgcggggcgggagcggcccGTTATCTATGTGTCCCGCGCGCTCACTGACGCAGAGAAAAATTATTCGCAAATAGATCGCGAGGCGCTTgcgattgtgttttgtttaggAAAGTTGCATCAGTATTTATACGGTAGACGATTTGTTTTACGAACCGATCACAAACCCTTGGTCAGTATATTCGGCCCTAAAAATGGCATACCGCAAATGGCGGCAAGCCGGTTACAGCGTTGGGCGATTAAATTAGCGGCTTATACATACGACATAGAATTTGTTAGCTCTAAAGACAATGGAGCAGATGGCCTGTCTCGGCTCCccgtttcattaaaattacccAATACGAGCGATTGCTTGGAATTACCTGAACAAACTTATTTACATTTTGCGCAAAATGAGATGTTACTAGATTATAATGAGTTGAAAAAACAAACGCAGCGCGATGCTATGTTAGGTCGGGTACTCAGTTACATAAGAGACGGCTGGCCTAGTAATTCCGAGATTAAAAACTTACAACCATATTTTAATCGCAGAAATGAGATTTATGAGGAATTAGGTTGTATAATGTGGGGTCACAGGGTAGTCATACCTGAAAATTGTAGGAGTAAAGTATTATTACAATTACACGAATCCCACATGGgaatagtaaaaacaaaagcgaCAGCTCGAAGTTACGTCTGGTGGCCGGGGATCGACGAGGCGGTGGAGGCGCTGTGCCGTGCGTGCCCGGCGTGCGCGGCGGAGGCGGACGCGCCGCCGCGCCACGCGCCCAGCCCCTGGCCCTGGCCCGCCGCTCCGTGGTCGCGGTTGCACGTAGACTTTTTGGgacctatttttaataaaacctaCCTAGTAATTATAGATGCTAAAACCAAATGGCTAGAAGTGTTCCAGGTACCGAGCACTGCGGCTACGAGTACTATTCATAAACTTTCGGAGTTATTCGCGCGATGGGGACTTCCCAAGCAGTTAGTTTCGGACAATGGGCCCCCTTTTACAAGCAAAGAATTTTCAGAATTTTTGCGAGGTTGTGGTATCGCTCATTTTTTTACTGCCCCCTATCACCCGGCTTCGAACGGTGCGGCCGAGAATGCGGTTCGCACgattaaaaaagttattaagaAGGCGATAAGACTAAATCTCGACGTTCActtatttttgaatactttcttATTACACTACCGTAACACGGAACACTGCACCACAGGAGAAAGTCCTGCGGCGCTCATGTTAGGTAGGCGACTCCGGACCAAATTAGATATCCTAAGACCTAACGTCGAGAACAGAGTCAGTATAGTGCAGGCGCGTCAGGCAGAGAGTAGGGGACAGCCAGGAGATAATCGAGAATTGCACGCGGGGGAGGAAGTATGGTATAGGAACTATCAAGGAACGACGCGATGGTTACCAGGGGAGGTATCGCAGAAAATAGGAGGTACCGACTATAAGGTACTAGATGGGTTAGGGAGAGAGAACCATAGACATATTGATCAGCTCAAACGTAGGTCAAGGAGTTCACTCATTTGTCCTAACTCACCCCTGTCAGATAAACAGGATGAGAACAGGCTATCTATCCCCAGTACCACTATGAATGAAGCCGGTCCAGAGGAGACGCGCCCGCCAAGCCAAGAACCAGCGGGAACCACCAGCACCACCCAACCGCCCAGCAACGAGCGCGAGCCGAGCGCCGGCGGCGCCGCGTCCGCGCCCAGCCCGCCTGCGCCCGAGCCGCCCCAGTCCCGACCGATACGACAGTGTAGGCTCAACCCTCCAAAATATAAAttgtag
- the LOC135088331 gene encoding N-terminal Xaa-Pro-Lys N-methyltransferase 1-A-like gives MSSNKYDINYDKALEYWADIPPTVDGVLGGFGFISDVDINGSQLFLNSLLSFENAPGTNVAVDCGAGIGRITKHLLIPNFQSVDIVEPDEKFINYIEEFVGIDKKSKIGTIYRVGLQEFRPERKYDIIWNQWVLGYLTDEDLTTYLIRCRDSLAHNGVIIIKENVTSSGKVEKDDADSSITRSLKQYLKIFKCANLKRIKQCKQTNFPSGIYPVYMFALIPQGDEDVDKKTLNPA, from the exons atgAGTAGCAATAAATATGATATTAATTACGACAAAGCTTTGGAATATTGGGCTGACATTCCCCCTACCGTGGATGGTGTGCTTGGTGGTTTTGGTTTTATATCAGACGTGGATATAAATGGATCACAATTGTTTCTGAATTCATTGTTGTCATTTGAGAATGCACCAGGTACAAATGTGGCTGTAGATTGTGGTGCGGGCATTGGCAGAATAACAAAACATTTACTGATACCTAATTTTCAGTCAGTTGATATTGTCGAACCTGATGAAAAGTTTATAAATTATATTGAAGAATTTGTAGGTATCGATAAAAAATCCAAAATTGGTACTATCTATAGAGTTGGATTACAAGAATTCAGGCCAGAACGGAAATATGATATCATTTGGAACCAATGGGTCCTAGGATATCTGACTGATGAAGATTTAACAACTTATCTTATACGATGCag agACTCTCTTGCACATAATggtgttataataataaaggaAAATGTCACATCATCAGGAAAAGTAGAAAAAGATGATGCAGATTCATCTATAACACGCTCACTTAAgcagtatttaaaaatatttaaatgtgcAAATCTTAAAAGAATCAAACAATGTAAACAAACTAATTTCCCTAGTGGAATATATCCTGTTTATATGTTTGCACTTATACCACAAGGAGATGAAGATGTTGACAAAAAAACCTTAAATCCTGCctga
- the LOC135087921 gene encoding large ribosomal subunit protein uL29 codes for MGKVKCSELRTKDKKELFKQLEELKTELTNLRVAKVTGGVASKLSKIRVVRKAIARVYIVYHQKMKVNLRNHYKNKKYKPLDLRPKKTRAMRKALTKHEAKIKTRKEIRKKSIFPPRVYAVKA; via the exons ATG GGTAAGGTTAAGTGTTCAGAACTGCGGACGAAAGATAAGAAGGAGCTCTTCAAACAATTAGAAGAGCTCAAAACTGAGTTAACTAATCTCAGAGTGGCTAAGGTGACTGGAGGAGTGGCGTCGAAACTCTCCAAAAT acgAGTAGTCAGAAAAGCAATTGCCCGTGTGTATATTGTTTATCATCAGAAAATGAAGGTTAACCTACGCAACCATTATAAAAACAAGAAGTACAAACCATTGGACTTAAGACCCAAGAAAACCCGCGCCATGCGCAAGGCTCTTACTAAACACGaagccaaaataaaaacaaggaaAGAAATAAGAAAGAAGTCGATCTTCCCACCCAGAGTGTATGCTGTGAAAGCCTGA